A single genomic interval of Lathyrus oleraceus cultivar Zhongwan6 chromosome 7, CAAS_Psat_ZW6_1.0, whole genome shotgun sequence harbors:
- the LOC127101561 gene encoding CASP-like protein 1B1 yields the protein MASEDEENLESGSHVVRETKPNKDWILLSIRIITFLATASATIVMALNKQTKNFVVGTIGSTPVTVPLVAKFQHTPAFIFFVVANGIVSVHNLVMIAMEILGPKFDNKGLQLALIAVLDTMALALASAGDGAATSMSELGRNGNSHAKWNKICDKFETYCKRGGGALIASFIGLVFLLLVTVISINKLLKLNRN from the exons ATGGCATCAGAAGATGAAGAAAATCTAGAATCTGGTTCCCATGTTGTTCGTGAGACCAAACCAAACAAGGATTGGATCCTTTTATCCATTAGGATAATTACATTCTTGGCCACTGCATCAGCTACAATTGTTATGGcactcaacaaacaaaccaaAAACTTTGTTGTTGGCACCATTGGTAGCACTCCAGTTACAGTTCCTCTTGTTGCAAAGTTTCAACACACTCCTGCTTTTAT ATTCTTTGTGGTAGCTAATGGAATTGTGAGTGTCCATAACTTGGTGATGATAGCAATGGAGATATTAGGACCCAAATTTGATAACAAAGGACTCCAACTTGCACTAATTGCAGTATTAGACACG ATGGCGTTGGCTCTTGCATCAGCTGGAGATGGTGCAGCAACATCTATGTCAGAATTGGGAAGGAATGGTAATTCACATGCAAAATGGAATAAAATATGTGACAAATTTGAGACTTATTGCAAGAGAGGTGGTGGTGCATTGATTGCTTCATTCATTGGCCTCGTTTTTCTCCTCCTTGTTACAGTCATATCCATCAACAAGCTCCTCAAACTAAATCGCAATTAA